Proteins encoded by one window of Bacillus rossius redtenbacheri isolate Brsri chromosome 3, Brsri_v3, whole genome shotgun sequence:
- the LOC134530850 gene encoding piggyBac transposable element-derived protein 4-like isoform X4 gives MLQKQRHHVTATPPPSPTHGQPNASSPVHTGSLLSSMLEAPKSGVSVGGVLDVDSEAMCCLALRALTHLFMWVPINSGIITPALVAAIFRLATVSPDYGREENHNVRTLAMAAINELLYKNCVPSSCADFVLSLLQQAMLLLHHWLQAPPTSEASCTYESKLIEFLQLFVNLHLHRLEEKPQFPVATFAELLLRFTFHGDSLERLLSCLEVWETFLHHLQDKPSITSRYSDVLVSLLRQVLNKCLFCSNQAQLEELDDEDVNDDNQTEWQQFLCTCVDIIDKIISLIPASTYKIVMTCPWKAEQERLHKLLREVEEELEAEDGSSGSPGGQDNAAFPEDEDQEEDNVSESEHETGTEEDADTSDESSEVDSGNANNKYYVGRDKITKWRQNASSATCRTRSHNIVSKLPGVRGSARNALTVMDALFLFFTSDMLENIVENTNERIRKVSASYSDKQRVRETEITELLAVMGLLYLAGVFKSGRQNLRDLWAEDGTGIQIFRLTMSLFRFKFLLQCLRFDDAGTREERAKTDKIAAIRDFFEAFVKNCINNYSLGAYVTIDEKLEAFRGRASFRQYIPSKPSKYGIKIYALVDARMYYTNNLEIYVGNQPEGPYKLSNSPHDVVIRMVAPISGSGRNVTTDNWFTSYPLAISLLQDHKLTLLGTIRKNKREIPPEFSETKGKPIGSSLFGFCKDVTLVSHVPKKGKVVILLSTMHHDAKIDESTGQKKKPEIITDYNLTKGGVDMVDQLSSLYDVSRNSRRWPLTVFFALMNVAGINSQIIFQSNSKSEMNRRTYLKTLGLELVKKCSTERHQVRCLRRELQAKLKPVKHDDKDTQPPTKLSRRSRCTVCPRSKDRKTNVQCVHCKSHICTDHIVPFCRNCAPETTEDSN, from the exons ATGCTGCAGAAACAGAGGCACCATGTGACAGCCACACCACCTCCTTCCCCTACGCATGGGCAACCCAATGCTTCGTCTCCTGTACACACAG GCTCGCTGCTCAGCTCCATGCTGGAGGCTCCCAAGAGCGGGGTCAGCGTGGGTGGAGTGCTGGACGTAGACAGCGAAGCCATGTGCTGCCTGGCGCTGCGTGCCCTCACGCACCTCTTCATGTGGGTGCCCATCAACAGCGGCATCATCACGCCAGCCCTCGTGGCGGCCATCTTCCGGCTGGCAACCGTCTCTCCG GACTATGGGCGGGAGGAGAACCACAACGTGCGCACGCTGGCGATGGCGGCCATTAATGAGCTGCTGTACAAGAACTGCGTGCCGTCGTCGTGCGCGGACTTCGTGCTCAGCCTGCTTCAGCAGGCCATGCTGCTGCTACATCACTGGCTGCAGGCTCCGCCCACCAGCGAGGCTTCCTGCAC GTACGAGAGCAAGCTGATAGAGTTCCTGCAGCTGTTTGTGAACCTCCACCTGCATCGCTTGGAAGAGAAGCCCCAGTTCCCGGTGGCCACGTTTGCAGAACTGCTGCTGCGCTTCACCTTCCACGGGGACAGCTTGGAGCGGCTGCTGTCCTGCCTCGAGGTGTGGGAGACCTTCCTGCACCACCTCCAGGACAAGCCCTCCATCACGTCCCG GTACTCGGACGTGCTGGTGAGTCTGCTGAGGCAGGTCCTGAACAAGTGTCTGTTCTGCAGCAACCAGGCCCAGCTGGAGGAGCTGGACGACGAGGACGTCAACGATGAC AACCAGACAGAATGGCAGCAGTTCCTGTGCACTTGTGTTGACATAATTGACAAGATAATCTCACTTATCCCAGCCAGCACATACAAGATAGTG ATGACATGCCCATGGAAAGCTGAACAGGAGCGATTACATAAACTCCTGCGTGAAGTGGAAGAGGAATTGGAAGCAGAAGACGGATCATCAGGTAGCCCTGGAGGACAAGATAATGCGGCATTTCCTGAAGATGAGGATCAAGAAGAAGACAATGTAAGTGAAAGTGAACATGAGACTGGAACAGAAGAGGACGCTGACACGTCAGATGAGAGCTCAGAAGTGGATTCAGGTAATGCTAATAATAAGTATTACGTAGGACGAGATAAGATAACAAAATGGAGACAGAATGCATCATCAGCTACATGCCGTACTAGGAGCCATAATATAGTAAGCAAATTACCAGGAGTGCGTGGATCAGCTCGAAATGCTTTGACAGTAATGGATGCACTATTTTTGTTTTTCACATCGGACATGTTGGAGAACATTGTTGAAAACACTAACGAGCGTATACGAAAAGTAAGTGCTTCATATTCTGATAAGCAGCGGGTAAGGGAAACTGAGATAACAGAATTACTAGCCGTCATGGGTTTACTCTATTTAGCTGGAGTTTTCAAATCTGGAAGGCAAAATCTAAGGGATTTGTGGGCAGAAGATGGCACTGGCATACAGATTTTCAGACTTACGATGTCACTCTTTCGATTCAAGTTTCTCCTACAGTGCCTTCGGTTCGATGATGCAGGTACACGTGAAGAAAGGGCAAAAACTGATAAGATTGCAGCTATTAGAGACTTCTTTGAAGCGTTTGTAAAAAACTGCATAAATAATTACTCGCTTGGTGCTTATGTGACAATCGACGAAAAACTGGAAGCATTCAGGGGACGTGCTAGTTTTAGACAATACATTCCAAGTAAACCGTCTAAATATGGCATCAAAATATATGCCCTTGTAGATGCAAGGATGTATTACACAAATAACCTAGAAATTTATGTGGGAAATCAACCAGAAGGCCCATACAAGTTGAGTAACTCACCTCATGATGTTGTTATTAGAATGGTAGCCCCAATTTCCGGGTCAGGACGAAATGTAACAACAGACAATTGGTTTACTAGCTATCCTCTAGCAATAAGTTTGCTGCAGGATCATAAACTTACACTCCTAGGAACGATACGCAAGAACAAGAGGGAAATACCTCCTGAATTTTCAGAAACGAAAGGAAAACCCATTGGTTCGAGTCTTTTTGGTTTCTGCAAAGATGTCACCTTAGTATCTCATGTTCCTAAGAAAGGAAaagttgtaattttattatctacAATGCATCACGATGCAAAAATTGATGAGAGCActggccagaaaaaaaaaccagaaatAATAACTGACTACAATCTCACAAAGGGAGGAGTAGACATGGTAGATCAACTATCATCTCTATATGATGTGTCTCGCAACAGCAGGCGGTGGCCACTGACAGTATTTTTTGCTCTAATGAATGTTGCTGGAATAAATTCCCAAATCATTTTTCAGAGCAATTCAAAGAGCGAGATGAACAGGAGAACTTATTTGAAAACACTAGGACTTGAACTCGTCAAGAAATGCAGTACCGAAAGACACCAAGTCCGTTGTCTTAGAAGAGAGCTGCAGGCAAAATTAAAACCTGTAAAACATGATGATAAGGATACTCAGCCTCCTACAAAACTATCTAGACGCTCACGGTGCACTGTGTGTCCACGGTCAAAAGACAGGAAGACAAACGTGCAGTGTGTGCACTGCAAAAGTCACATTTGTACTGACCACATTGTTCCATTTTGCAGGAATTGTGCACCTGAAACTACAGAGGACAGCAACTGA